The following proteins come from a genomic window of Gossypium raimondii isolate GPD5lz chromosome 5, ASM2569854v1, whole genome shotgun sequence:
- the LOC105770127 gene encoding homeobox protein knotted-1-like 3: MAFHPNHLSQDLPLHHFTVQQQQTNQLPGTTAPNWLNIALLRSQQESQPTQPHAHFSDPNFLNLHTATTASESTSASQAPNQWLSPSSSSRLQRNHSGVVDDVAAVAAGGGGVGMETMVTVESGELKSSNSESMNNNNKSEGLAVESGGGGDGAVNWQNARYKAEVLAHPLYEQLLSAHVACLRIATPVDQLPRIDAQLAQSLHVVAKYSALGGGAQGLVGDDKELDQFMTHYVLLLCSFKEQLQQHVRVHAMEAVMACWEIEQSLQSLTGVSLGEGTGATMSDDDEEQIDSDANLLDGSMEGPDSLGFGPLVPTESERSLMERVRQELKHELKQGYKEKIVDIREEILRKRRAGKLPGDTTSVLKAWWQSHSKWPYPTEEDKAKLVQETGLQLKQINNWFINQRKRNWHSNPSTSTVLKNKRKK; the protein is encoded by the exons ATGGCGTTTCACCCCAACCATCTTTCTCAAGACCTTCCTCTTCATCACTTCACCGTCCAACAACAACAAACGAACCAACTACCGGGAACCACAGCTCCCAATTGGTTAAACATAGCTCTCCTCCGTTCCCAGCAGGAGTCTCAACCAACGCAACCCCATGCTCACTTCTCAGACCCTAACTTCCTTAACCTCCATACTGCTACAACCGCTTCCGAGTCAACCTCGGCTTCCCAAGCTCCCAACCAGTGGCTCTCCCCTTCATCCTCTTCGCGTCTTCAACGTAATCACAGTGGCGTCGTCGACGACGTGGCAGCGGTGGCAGCAGGAGGAGGAGGAGTTGGTATGGAAACCATGGTCACCGTGGAATCGGGAGAATTGAAGAGCAGCAACAGCGAGTCAATGAATAACAACAACAAGAGCGAAGGTTTAGCAGTGGAAAGCGGAGGAGGAGGTGATGGGGCTGTGAATTGGCAGAATGCAAGGTACAAGGCGGAGGTACTAGCCCACCCGTTATACGAGCAACTATTGTCTGCACACGTGGCGTGCCTGAGGATCGCCACGCCTGTGGATCAGCTACCGCGGATCGACGCTCAGCTGGCTCAGTCACTGCATGTGGTGGCTAAGTACTCGGCTCTGGGTGGTGGGGCCCAAGGCTTGGTTGGTGATGACAAAGAGCTCGATCAGTTCATG ACACATTATGTTCTGTTGCTATGTTCATTTAAAGAGCAACTGCAACAACATGTTCGGGTCCATGCAATGGAAGCGGTTATGGCTTGCTGGGAAATTGAGCAATCTTTACAGAGCTTAACAG GAGTTTCTCTAGGGGAAGGAACAGGTGCAACAATGTCGGATGATGATGAAGAGCAAATAGACAGTGATGCCAATTTGTTAGATGGAAGTATGGAGGGTCCAGATTCATTGGGATTTGGGCCTCTGGTTCCAACAGAGAGTGAAAGGTCTTTGATGGAGCGTGTGAGGCAAGAACTCAAACATGAACTCAAACAG GGTTACAAGGAGAAGATTGTTGACATAAGGGAGGAAATTTTGCGCAAGAGAAGGGCAGGAAAACTTCCTGGTGACACCACTTCGGTTTTAAAAGCTTGGTGGCAGTCACATTCCAAGTGGCCATACCCCACT GAGGAAGATAAGGCAAAGTTGGTACAGGAAACAGGTTtacaattaaaacaaataaacaattgGTTCATAAATCAGAGGAAGAGGAACTGGCATAGCAATCCATCAACTTCAACTGTCTTGAAGAACAAACGGAAGAAGTAA